The Engraulis encrasicolus isolate BLACKSEA-1 chromosome 4, IST_EnEncr_1.0, whole genome shotgun sequence genome includes a window with the following:
- the zgc:113516 gene encoding ethanolamine kinase 1 translates to MESAVSTVVEANGLPHLKISVQEEAPQEGILELLKSLRPQWRTGDVKMKVFTEGITNQLMACYTGCLWSGDVVLVRVYGNMTDLFLDRRKEMEMFQTFHQHGCGPKLYCSFENGICYEFMQGAVLEDSLLAQPHIYRLIAEELAKIHTIKPKAGSPPQPVLWTKMSQFLHLVQDSESEVPIVSSMCLPEAASVDALQSEMTELKRRLAHVYSPIVLCHNDLLTKNIVYDDRKGSVSFIDYEYADFNYQAFDIANHFNEFAGVGEIDYSLYPSVELQRAWLTVYLRRFKSSTGTDVTVSEQEVNGLYVTVCQFSLASHFLWGLWAIFQARHSTINFDFVQYAKARFQRYFEKKEEYFGM, encoded by the exons ATGGAGAGTGCTGTTTCCACGGTGGTGGAGGCCAATGGGCTTCCTCACCTGAAGATAAGCGTGCAGGAGGAGGCTCCTCAGGAGGGCATCCTGGAGCTGCTCAAGTCCCTCAGGCCTcagtggaggacaggagacgTCAAGATGAAG GTGTTCACAGAAGGTATCACCAACCAGCTGATGGCTTGCTACACGGGCTGCTTGTGGTCGGGAGACGTGGTGCTGGTGCGAGTGTACGGCAACATGACGGACCTCTTCCTGGATCGCCGCAAGGAGATGGAGATGTTCCAGACGTTTCACCAGCACGGCTGCGGGCCCAAACTCTACTGTAGCTTCGAGAACGGCATCTGTTACGAGTTCATGCAAGGGGCGGTGCTGGAGGATTCTCTGCTAGCACAGCCGCACATTTACAG ACTAATTGCTGAAGAGTTGGCAAAGATCCACACTATCAAGCCAAAGGCGGGCTCTCCCCCACAGCCTGTTCTCTGGACCAAAATGTCTCAGTTCCTCCATCTCGTTCAGGATTCTGAGAGTGAGGTGCCAATAGTGAG ttCCATGTGCCTGCCGGAAGCTGCCAGCGTGGATGCTCTGCAGAGTGAGATGACAGAGTTAAAAAGGCGTCTCGCTCACGTGTACTCCCCaatagtgctgtgtcacaacgacctCCTGACAAAGAATATTGTCTACGATGACAGAAAAG GCTCTGTGAGCTTCATAGATTATGAGTATGCCGATTTCAACTATCAGGCCTTTGACATTGCCAATCACTTCAACGAATTTGCAG GTGTGGGTGAGATTGACTACAGTTTATACCCTAGCGTGGAGCTTCAACGGGCCTGGCTGACTGTTTACCTGAGGAGATTCAAGAGCAGCACAGGAACTGATGTCACAGTCTCGGAACAGGAAGTCAATGGCCTGTATGTCACAGTTTGCCAGTTTTCACTG GCCTCACACTTTTTGTGGGGATTATGGGCCATATTCCAGGCCAGGCATTCAACTATCAACTTTGACTTTGTACA ATATGCTAAGGCCAGATTCCAGCGTTATTTTGAGAAAAAAGAAGAGTATTTTGGGATGTAA